Below is a window of Micromonospora chersina DNA.
TAGCGGGCCACGAAGCGGACGACCGCCTCGATGCGGTGCACGTACTTGAGGGCGAACTTGGCGGCCTTGCCGGGGATTGCGACCGCGTCGCCGGCGTACGGGACGAGGCCGAGAATGCTGAGCCCGGCGCCGACCCAGTCGCCGTGGATCAGGGCGGCGACGGTGTCGCGGATGTCCGCCAGGCCGCCGAGCACCCAGCCGACGACCGGGATGAAGCTCAGGCCGCCGGAGCAGAGGTTGCCGGCCAGCCACGCCATCGAGTCCTTTGGCGCGAAGTCGCCGGCGAACATGCCGAGCAGGAAGTCGCTGACGTACGTCCACTTGCTGATCTGCTCGTCCGGCCGGCCCGGGTCGAGGCCCTGGTCCTCGGCGTGGGCCACCTCGTAGTCGTCGCGCAGCCCGTCCCCGTCGGTGTCCGCCTTGACCGGGGAGGTCAGGTGCTCGTCGACCTCGGCGCCGTCGGAGAGCCCGTCGCCGTCGGTGTCCACGTTGGCGACGTCGGTGAGTTCCTCGTCCTCGGCGAGGTCGATCAGGCCGTCGCCGTCGGTGTCGGTGTCGGTGGGCATCGGCGTGATCGGCGCCGGGTCCCCGGCTACCGGCGGCGCGCGCGGCTGGTCGAAGACGAGCGGGTCGCTCCCGCGGGCCACCTCGTCACCGTCGTTCACGCCGTCGCCGTCGGTGTCCGGGTCGGTGGGCGAGGTGCCGATCCGCTGCTCGTCGAGGTTGGTCAGGCCGTCGACGTCGACGTCCTCGTTGCCGTCGGCGGTCGCGTCCTGGTCCGTGTCGTACGCGTTGGGCCGCGTCCACCCCGCCAGCTCGGTGATCTCGTACCGGTCGGTCAGGCCGTCGCCGTCGGAGTCGACCAGCAGCGGGCTGGAGCCGAAGCGCAACTCGACGACGTCGATGACGCCGTCCCGGTCGTGGTCGCCGTCGTAGGTGATGCCGAGCCGGGTGAGCACGGCGAAGCCGTTGCGCCAGGCGTCGGCGGCCTGGATCGTCGCCGGCTCCGGGTTGGCCTTCGCCAGCATCTCGTCGGCCTTGGCCAGGTTGACTCGGGCGGCCGCCAGGTCGGCGAACGCTTCGGCGAGGCCCTCCGGCGCGGGCGCCGGAGGCGGGCTGGCCCGGAACGGGCCGATCGTGGCCTCGGCGTCCTGGATCGCCGCGTCGGCGAGCAGCCGCACGCCGGACAGCGTCTCCACCAGGGCGGCCACGTGCGCCTGCTCGGCCTCGCCGTTGGGTGGGCTGGCGCCGGTGAGCCGGCTCTTGAGGAACGACTCCAGGTGTTCCAGGTTGTCGAACGCCGCCTCGCCGTCGCCGGCGCTCTTGAGCCGGGCGCCGTCGAAGTACCGGCTGTCGACGTCGGCGAGCACCGGGCCGATCCGGCTGTCGCCCAGGCCGTCCCCCACGTACGGGCGCAGGGCCTGGGTGGCCTCGCTGACGTACACCTTGGCGTCGCGGGTGTACTTCGCGGTGGGGATCTTCGCGACCTCCACCTGCCACAGCGGCGTCTCCCCCGCCGACGCCTCCGTGGCGAAGAGCATTCCTTGTGCGGCCACCGTCGCGGCGACCACGACGGCGAGTCTTCGCCGCAGTCCCTTGCGCTGTCTCACAGGCACCCCGTCCATCGATAGATGCGCAACTGGCAATGCCTGGCGAGCGTATTGGCGCGGGACGACCGCGCGTGGCCCCGCGGCGTCCGTTCCACTCCTTAACGGCGGGACCGTCGGCTTGGATCGAATTCCCGCAATAAGAAAACGCTGTTTCCTGTAACGCCAGAGACCTCGACGACGCTATTGGCATTCTCGCCCCGGAGATAGACGATCACCGTCGTCCGGCCTCGCGGCTTTCGCCGTGCGGCGGCCTGGGTGGCTCGGTAACGTCAGCGGCAGGGCGGGACGCGCCGCGACCCCCGCCGGACGCGAGGAGGTGCACCGGTGGGTGACCCGGCCGTCGTGGTGGGGGTGGACCTCGGCACCACCAGCACCAAGGCGGTCGCGTACGACACCGGCGGCCGGCAGCTCGCCACGCACTCGATCGGCTATCCGCTGGAGGAGCCGCACCCCGGCTACGCCGAGCAGGACCCGGCACTGATCTTCGACGCGGTGGTGGGCTCGATCCGTGCGGTGATCGCGGAGCTGGGCCGGCCGGTCGCCGGCCTGTCGTTCAGCACCGCGATGCACAGCCTCATCGGGCTCGACGCCGGCGGCGCCCCGCTCACCCCCTCGGTCACCTGGGCCGACTCCCGGGCCGCCGCCCAGGCCGAGCGGCTGCGCGCCGTCCCCGCCGGGCTGGCCCTGCACCGGCGCACCGGCACGCCCGTGCACCCGATGGCGCCGCTGCCCAAGCTGGTCTGGTTCGCCGAGCAGCAGCCGAAGCTGCACGAGCGTGTCGCGCACTGGGTCGGCATCAAGGAGTACGTGCTGCTGCGGCTGGCCGAGGCGCTGGTCATCGACCACTCGGTCGCCTCCGCCACCGGCCTCATGAACATCCACCGGCTCGCCTGGGACCCCGAGGCGCTCGGCATCGCGGGGATCACCGAGCAGCAGCTTCCGCAGCTCGTCCCCACCACCCACGTGCTGCCCGGGCTCACCGCCGAGGCGGCGCGGGCCACCGGCCTGCCCGCCGGCACCCCGCTGGTCGTGGGCGCCGGCGACGGGCCGCTGGCGAACCTGGGGCTCGGCGCGGTGCATCCCGGCGAGGTGGCCTGCTCCATCGGCACCAGCGGGGCCATGCGGGTGATGGTGGAACGCCCCGGCGTCGACCCGCTCGGCGGCGTCTTCTGCTACGCGCTGACCGAGCACCGCTGGGTGGTCGGCGGGGCGATCAACAACGGCGGGATCGTCCTCCAGTGGGCCAACGAGGCGCTCGCCCCCGAGCTGGGCGAGCACGCCGAGGAGGAGCTGCTCGACCTGGCCGCCCGGGCGCCGGTCGGCTCCGGCGGGCTGATCATGTTGCCGTACCTGCTCAGCGAGCGGGCGCCGCACTGGAGCGCGCTGCCCCGCGGCGCGTACGTGGGGCTGACCCACGGGCACGGCCGGGCCCACCTGGTCCGGGCCGCGCTGGAGGGGGTCTGCCAGCAGCTCGCCCTCGTCCTCGCCTCGGTGCGGGCCGCCGGCAACGAGGTACGCGAGATCCGCGCCAGCGGCGGCTTCGCCCGCAGCCCGCTGTGGCGGCAGATCCTCGCCGACGCGCTCGGCATGCCGGTGCGTTTCCCGGCCGGGCACGAGGGCTCCAGCTTCGGGGCCGCGCTGCTCGGCATGCAGGCGCTCGGCCTGATCGAGTCGATCGAGGTCGCCGCCGACCTGGTCCGCATCGAGGAGACGGTCCGCCCGGACCCCGCCTCCGCCGCCACGTACGCGGCCCTGCTGCCGCTCTTCTCCGAGCTGTACGACGCGCTCGTCCCGACGTTCGCGTCCCTGCGGCGGCTGGCGCCGAGCCTGCCGCCGGAACCACCACCCACCGCTCCTCCCCAGTGATCGCCCGTACCGGAGGCACGGACGACTACCGAAGGTCGTGATTGCCGTGGTCACACTGCTCGCCGCACCGGCGGAACCGCTCACGAACGCCGGCAACACCCAGCTCGTCATCGCCGCCGTGCTCGGCATCGCCGCCGTGGTGGTGCTGATCGGCTGGGGCAAGGTGCACCCGTTCCTGGCGCTGATCCTCGGCGCGGCCGTGCTCGGCGTGGTCGCCGGGGTCAGCGCCGACAAGATCGTCACCTCGTTCAGCGGCGGGGTCGGCTCGACCGTCGGCGGCGTCGGCCTGCTGATCGCGCTCGGCGCGATGATCGGCGGCCTGCTCGCCGAGTCCGGCGGCGCGGACAGCATCGTGGAACGGGTGGTCGGCCGGGTCTCCGGCGGCGCGCTGCCGTGGGCCATGGCCGGCGTGGCCGCGCTGATCGGGCTGCCGCTCTTCTTCGAGGTCGGCGTGGTGCTGCTGGTCCCGATCGTGCTGCTGGTCTCCCGCCGGGTCGACGTGCCGCTCATGAAGATCGGCATCCCGGCGCTGGCGGGCCTGTCGGTGCTGCACGGCCTGGTGCCGCCGCACCCCGGCCCGCTGGTCGCGATCGACGCGCTCGGCGCGAACCTGGGCCAGACCCTGGCCCTGGGCCTGCTCGTCGCGATCCCCACGGTGATCATCGCCGGCCCGGTCTTCGGTAATTTCATCGCCCGGCACGTGCCGGCCACCGCGCCCGAGGCGCTGCTGCCCACCCGGCGGCCGCTCGCCGTCGGCGGGGAGCGGCGGCCGACCCGCCCCGGCGAGGGCCGGCTCGACGCCGACGGCGACCTGGTCACCGAGGACGACCTGGTCAACCCGGGCGCCGGCCGCCCCGGCGCGCCGATCGAGGAGCCGGTGGGTCCCCGCGCCCGCCGCGAGCCCGCGCTGTGGGCCGCCGTGGTCACCGTGCTGCTGCCCGTGGTGCTGATGCTGCTGCGCGCGATCGGCGAGCTGACGCTGGCCGAGGGCACCGCCGGCCGCAAGACGCTCGACATCATCGGCACGCCGATCGTCGCGCTGCTGGCCGGCGTCATCTTCGCGATGATCTTCCTGGGCTACCGGACCGGGTTCAGCCGCAGCCAGGTCTCCGGTTTCCTGGGCGGCTCGCTGCCGGCGATCGCCGGCATCCTGCTGATCGTCGCGGCCGGCGGCGGCTTCAAGCAGGTGCTCGTCGACGCCGGCGTGGGCAACATGGTCGCGGACGCCGCCAAGGGCGCGAACCTGTCGCCGCTGCTGCTGGGCTGGCTGGTCGCCGTCGGCATCCGGGTGGCCACCGGCTCGGCCACCGTCGCCACGATCACCGCCGCCGGCATCGTGTCGCCGCTCGCGGCCACCCTCCAGGGCCCCGAGGTGGCGCTGCTGGCGCTGGCCATCGGCTGCGGATCGCTGTTCTTCTCGCACGTCAACGACGCCGGCTTCTGGCTGGTGAAGGAGTACTTCGGGTTGACCGTCGGGCAGACCATCAAGAGCTGGTCGGTGATGGAGACCATCATCTCGGTGGTCGGCTTCGCCGGCGTACTCCTGCTCGACCTGGTGTTGTAGCGGCCGCGTGCCGCGCGGGCGCCCGGCCCGGCCGGTCGGGCGCCCGCGTCACGGCGCCTCGACGCCGGAGATGCGGAACTTGTGCACCTCGGCGCCGAGGATCATCGCCGCCTGCTCCCCGTCCGGGCCGGCGCCGCGGAAGTCCAGCAGTTGCTGGTCGGACTCCCACCGCTCGTAGACGTTGATCCGGCCCGGCTCGACCAGGTCCGCGCTGACCGCGAAGTCCACGCAACCCGGCGCCGAGCGGGCCGCCCGGACGACGTCGACGCAGGAGGCCAGGTAGGCGTCCCGCCGGGCCGGGTCGACGTAGAGGGTGCCGGCGACGATGAACAACGTGACCTCCCGAGGGTGAGCCGTCCGGCCCATCCTGGCACCCCGGGCGGATCAGGCCCGGCTGATCGCGTTGGCGTGGATCGCCTCGTTCAGGTACGCCGCCAGCCCCGGCCGGATGTTCTCGTAGTACGCGGTGAACCGCGGGTCGGCCAGGTACATGTCCGCGAGCCCGGTGTGGATCTCGTACGAGCAGTCGTAGAACCACCGGCTGATGAGCTGCCGGTGCTCCTCGGCCAGCGCCATGGCCTCCGCCGAGTCGGCCGGCGCGCCCGACTCCATGAGCGCGGTGATCCGCCGCCCCCACTCCTCGTTCTCGGCCTTGTTGCGCAGCCAGTCGTCCTTCGAGTAGCGGGCGGCCCGCTCGCTCGACTGCCGGTACGCCTCGGTGCCGCCCCAGCGCCGCTCGGCCTCCTCGGCGTGCTCGTCCGGGTCGAAGTTCCCGAACACCTCGAACCGCTCCTCCGGGGTGAGCTGAATGTTCAACTTTCTCGCCTCCATCGCGAGTTCGATCGCCGCGACCATGTCCCGCAGCTTCCCGATCCGCCCGGTCAGCAGCTCGTGCTGCCGGCGCAGGTGCGGCAACGGGTCGCCGCCCGGGTCGTCGAGGATCTCGGCGATCTCCTCCAACGGGAACCCCAGCTCCCGGTAGGCCCGGATCAGCTGCAACCGCTCCAGGTCCGCGTCGTCGTAGCGGCGGTAGCCCGCCGCGGTGCGGCCGCTCGGCGAGAGCAGCCCGATCTCGTCGTAGTGGTGCAGCGTCCGGACCGTCACCCGGGCCGCCCGCGCCACCTGACCCACCGTGTACGCCATGGTTTCCCTCCCTTCCGCGACCAAGGCTCCCGCCTCCCGCTGCGTGAGGGTCAAGCCCGATTCTGCGGCCCGTGTCACACGGCCGGCGCGCGAAACGGCGATCGCCCCCGGTCTCCCGAGAGGGTGCGGGAGACCGGGGGCGATCGGGGGCCGGGTCAGGTGGTGATCCGCTCCCGCTCCGGAGCGGCGAAGGTCGCGCTGACCGGGGTGCGGAAGGCGTGCACCAGGCCGGCGACCGAGAGCAGCAGGAGCAGCGCCGCGCCGAGGTACATGGCCAGGGCGCCCTGCTCGGCCTTGCGGCCGAACTCGCTGAAGCCGTACGAGGTGAGCAGCAGGCCGCGCAGCGTCTCGCCCTTGAACACGGTCTCCCGCTGGGCGGTGACGTCGGCGAGCTGCTTCTGGAGGTCGGCCAGGTTGGCGGCGTTGGTCTGCTGGGCCTGGGCCACCTGCTCGCGCAGCGCGGTCTGCGGCGCGCCCAGGTCGGCGTACGTCTTGCCGCCGCCGATCGCCTTGAGGTGCAGGCCGATGTACTCGTTGGCGTAGCACTCGGCCTGCTTGCCCGTGGTGAGCCGCTTGCCGGCGTACTCGCGCAGGCAGTCCGACTTCTTCTCCTCGTCGCTCAGCTTGTCGGCCGGCGTGAAGCTGATGTGCTGGGCGGCGAGCTGGTCGTGCACGTACTTGTTGGCGAAGTTGGCGTTCGTCGTCAGGACGACGCCGACGACGAGCAGCAGGACCGCGAGGCCCAGCCCACCGATGCTGAACAACAGGTCGAGCGTCCGTCGCTTCATGTCTGTACTCCTGTATGGATGGTGTCCGTCGGTTGTTGACACCATCCTGGTGGTGGACCGGGCACCGCCAGCAGGGCCGAACCCCCTGTCCTGTCCGGGACCTTCGGCCCGGCGCCGGCCGGGCCGGTCAGCGGGCCGCGTCGACCGGGGTGAGCGCGTGGAGCAGCTCGGACAGGGCGACCGGGCGGCCGTAGCGCCAGCCCTGGCCGTGCAGGCAGCCGATCGCGGTCACCGCGGCGTGCTGGCTGCCGGTCTCCACGCCCTCGGCCACCACGGCCAGGTCGAACGCGCCGGCCAGCCGGTTGACCATCTCGACAGTGGCGTACGCCCGCGCGTCGTCGGCGTCCAGCCGGGACACGAACGACCGGTCGATCTTCAGCTCGGTGGCCGGGATCCGGTGCAGGTAGCTCAGCGAGGAGTAGCCGGTGCCGAAGTCGTCGATGGCGATGCGGATGCCCAGGTCGC
It encodes the following:
- a CDS encoding gluconokinase, which produces MGDPAVVVGVDLGTTSTKAVAYDTGGRQLATHSIGYPLEEPHPGYAEQDPALIFDAVVGSIRAVIAELGRPVAGLSFSTAMHSLIGLDAGGAPLTPSVTWADSRAAAQAERLRAVPAGLALHRRTGTPVHPMAPLPKLVWFAEQQPKLHERVAHWVGIKEYVLLRLAEALVIDHSVASATGLMNIHRLAWDPEALGIAGITEQQLPQLVPTTHVLPGLTAEAARATGLPAGTPLVVGAGDGPLANLGLGAVHPGEVACSIGTSGAMRVMVERPGVDPLGGVFCYALTEHRWVVGGAINNGGIVLQWANEALAPELGEHAEEELLDLAARAPVGSGGLIMLPYLLSERAPHWSALPRGAYVGLTHGHGRAHLVRAALEGVCQQLALVLASVRAAGNEVREIRASGGFARSPLWRQILADALGMPVRFPAGHEGSSFGAALLGMQALGLIESIEVAADLVRIEETVRPDPASAATYAALLPLFSELYDALVPTFASLRRLAPSLPPEPPPTAPPQ
- a CDS encoding GntP family permease; this encodes MVTLLAAPAEPLTNAGNTQLVIAAVLGIAAVVVLIGWGKVHPFLALILGAAVLGVVAGVSADKIVTSFSGGVGSTVGGVGLLIALGAMIGGLLAESGGADSIVERVVGRVSGGALPWAMAGVAALIGLPLFFEVGVVLLVPIVLLVSRRVDVPLMKIGIPALAGLSVLHGLVPPHPGPLVAIDALGANLGQTLALGLLVAIPTVIIAGPVFGNFIARHVPATAPEALLPTRRPLAVGGERRPTRPGEGRLDADGDLVTEDDLVNPGAGRPGAPIEEPVGPRARREPALWAAVVTVLLPVVLMLLRAIGELTLAEGTAGRKTLDIIGTPIVALLAGVIFAMIFLGYRTGFSRSQVSGFLGGSLPAIAGILLIVAAGGGFKQVLVDAGVGNMVADAAKGANLSPLLLGWLVAVGIRVATGSATVATITAAGIVSPLAATLQGPEVALLALAIGCGSLFFSHVNDAGFWLVKEYFGLTVGQTIKSWSVMETIISVVGFAGVLLLDLVL
- a CDS encoding putative quinol monooxygenase, translating into MGRTAHPREVTLFIVAGTLYVDPARRDAYLASCVDVVRAARSAPGCVDFAVSADLVEPGRINVYERWESDQQLLDFRGAGPDGEQAAMILGAEVHKFRISGVEAP
- a CDS encoding MerR family transcriptional regulator, which produces MAYTVGQVARAARVTVRTLHHYDEIGLLSPSGRTAAGYRRYDDADLERLQLIRAYRELGFPLEEIAEILDDPGGDPLPHLRRQHELLTGRIGKLRDMVAAIELAMEARKLNIQLTPEERFEVFGNFDPDEHAEEAERRWGGTEAYRQSSERAARYSKDDWLRNKAENEEWGRRITALMESGAPADSAEAMALAEEHRQLISRWFYDCSYEIHTGLADMYLADPRFTAYYENIRPGLAAYLNEAIHANAISRA